From a region of the Thermomicrobium roseum DSM 5159 genome:
- the obgE gene encoding GTPase ObgE, whose amino-acid sequence MFYDEAKIFVKAGNGGNGAVSFHREKYIPRGGPDGGDGGRGGNVYLRVDPSLNTLLPFSYQRQFRAEDGQPGQGNNKNGRDGADLYIDVPPGTVVYDEATGAVLGDLLEPGEVLLVARGGFGGRGNQHFATPSRQAPRFAEKGEPGEERWLRLELKLLADVGLVGLPNAGKSTLLAAVSAARPKIADYPFTTLEPMLGVVSVPGREGGTFVLADLPGLIAGASRGAGLGHEFLRHVERTRLLIHVLDGSGGLEGRDPLEDFHTINAELAAYSASLAGKPQIVAVNKMDLPEAQANWPRIARALDELGYTAYPISAATGQGVGELIRATWERLQQLPRPERVAPPLRSHRVYTLDRSQERWEAIRLSPHHFALRGPKIERLTLMTDFSNPEAAERYQRLLARWGISRRLLALGIQPGDIVHVAGRELVWEPELAEAEQTRPRRRLTKRERLLKRAGLLEEPEEEIGEQ is encoded by the coding sequence ATGTTCTACGACGAAGCCAAGATCTTCGTGAAGGCTGGAAACGGTGGGAACGGGGCGGTCAGTTTCCACCGGGAAAAGTACATACCGCGTGGTGGGCCCGATGGAGGCGATGGTGGGCGCGGGGGGAACGTGTATCTCCGCGTCGATCCCTCGCTCAACACGTTGCTCCCGTTCAGCTATCAGCGACAGTTCCGGGCCGAGGATGGACAGCCGGGTCAGGGAAACAACAAGAACGGTCGGGACGGTGCGGATCTCTACATCGACGTTCCACCGGGAACCGTGGTGTACGACGAGGCCACTGGTGCGGTTCTCGGCGATCTGCTCGAGCCGGGCGAGGTGTTGCTGGTCGCTCGTGGAGGGTTCGGTGGACGGGGCAATCAGCATTTCGCGACGCCGAGCCGGCAGGCTCCGCGCTTCGCGGAAAAGGGAGAGCCCGGCGAGGAGCGCTGGCTGCGGCTGGAACTGAAGCTTTTGGCCGATGTCGGGCTGGTCGGTTTGCCCAACGCCGGCAAGTCAACGCTCTTGGCTGCAGTGAGCGCTGCTCGACCGAAGATCGCTGACTATCCCTTCACGACGCTGGAGCCAATGCTCGGCGTGGTGAGCGTGCCGGGTCGGGAGGGAGGAACGTTCGTCCTCGCCGATCTGCCAGGACTGATCGCTGGCGCCTCGCGTGGTGCTGGACTCGGCCATGAGTTCTTGCGCCATGTGGAGCGGACACGCCTGCTCATCCATGTGCTGGACGGCTCCGGCGGACTCGAGGGGCGCGATCCACTGGAGGACTTTCACACGATCAATGCGGAACTCGCCGCCTATTCCGCATCGCTGGCTGGCAAGCCGCAGATCGTCGCGGTCAACAAGATGGATCTCCCCGAGGCACAGGCCAACTGGCCGCGCATCGCGCGAGCACTGGACGAACTCGGTTACACGGCCTACCCGATCTCGGCGGCCACGGGACAAGGGGTCGGCGAACTGATCCGCGCGACCTGGGAGCGCCTGCAGCAACTGCCTCGCCCCGAACGGGTCGCGCCGCCCCTGCGCAGTCACCGGGTCTATACGCTCGATCGCTCGCAGGAGCGTTGGGAGGCGATCCGCTTGTCTCCTCACCACTTCGCGCTGCGAGGTCCAAAGATCGAGCGACTCACGCTGATGACCGACTTTTCCAACCCGGAGGCAGCCGAACGGTACCAGCGGCTGCTGGCCCGCTGGGGTATCTCCCGGCGGCTGCTCGCGCTCGGCATTCAGCCAGGCGATATCGTGCACGTGGCTGGACGCGAACTGGTGTGGGAACCCGAGTTGGCGGAAGCTGAGCAGACTCGGCCGCGCCGGCGCTTGACCAAACGCGAGCGGCTCCTCAAGCGGGCTGGCCTTTTGGAAGAACCGGAAGAAGAGATCGGCGAGCAGTGA
- the lysA gene encoding diaminopimelate decarboxylase, whose product MCGFVAERAHILPETARRDESGQLWTGGVPLPRLAEQYGTPLYLYDVATIRAAIAAYRHGLESYPGETALVYAAKAFAAVGLLRLLASEGLGVDCVSEGELALARAAGVPAERLVLHGNNKSEEELRFALELGVGRIVVDNHDELERLVAIARSTGKTVPILLRLNPGVEPHDTHAYRRTGQLDSKFGLPIVTGDAEAAVARCLSTPELALLGFHVHIGSQLFDLIPYQRAIEQVFAFAGELSRRFAFSLREFSPGGGFGIPYTTEDPVLDLAEATAQVSRWVAEAASMAGLPLPRLVLEPGRSLVGRAGMALYRVGSVKRLPGIRTYVAVDGGMADNIRPALYGARYLALPVIERADRRRERVTLVGKYCESGDVLVRDAVLPEPVPGDLVAIPVAGAYCLAMASNYNLARRPVVVALEAGRVELWQRRETIADLLAREAGIEGARYR is encoded by the coding sequence ATGTGCGGTTTCGTGGCCGAACGAGCGCATATCTTGCCGGAAACGGCGCGGCGTGACGAGTCTGGCCAGCTGTGGACCGGGGGTGTTCCGCTGCCCCGACTCGCGGAGCAGTACGGCACCCCGCTCTACCTGTACGATGTCGCGACGATCCGCGCTGCCATCGCGGCGTACCGGCACGGCCTGGAGAGCTATCCAGGGGAGACTGCTCTCGTCTATGCGGCCAAAGCCTTTGCTGCGGTGGGGCTGCTCCGCTTGCTGGCGAGCGAGGGGCTCGGCGTGGACTGTGTCTCCGAGGGGGAACTCGCGTTGGCACGAGCAGCCGGTGTCCCCGCCGAGCGACTGGTGTTGCACGGCAACAACAAGTCGGAGGAAGAGCTCCGCTTCGCGCTCGAACTGGGAGTTGGGCGGATCGTGGTCGATAACCACGATGAGCTCGAGCGGTTGGTAGCGATCGCCCGGAGTACTGGAAAGACTGTTCCGATTCTCCTGCGCCTGAATCCGGGGGTCGAACCACACGATACCCACGCTTATCGGCGCACCGGCCAACTCGATTCCAAGTTCGGTCTGCCCATCGTCACTGGGGACGCGGAGGCAGCAGTCGCGCGCTGCCTCTCGACACCGGAACTCGCACTGCTCGGGTTCCATGTCCATATCGGCTCGCAGTTGTTCGATCTCATCCCCTACCAGCGAGCGATCGAGCAGGTCTTCGCTTTCGCGGGTGAGCTCTCCCGGCGATTCGCTTTCTCCCTTCGCGAATTCTCGCCAGGTGGTGGCTTCGGGATTCCCTACACGACCGAAGACCCGGTCCTGGATCTGGCCGAGGCGACAGCGCAGGTCAGCCGATGGGTGGCGGAAGCAGCGAGCATGGCCGGGTTGCCGCTCCCCCGCCTCGTGCTCGAGCCGGGCCGCTCGCTGGTCGGACGTGCTGGCATGGCGCTCTACCGGGTGGGGAGTGTCAAGCGTCTTCCCGGGATCCGCACCTACGTGGCAGTGGACGGTGGGATGGCGGACAATATCCGGCCGGCGCTGTATGGGGCGCGCTATCTCGCACTTCCGGTCATCGAGCGAGCGGATCGACGTCGCGAGCGTGTCACCCTGGTGGGCAAGTATTGCGAGTCGGGCGATGTATTGGTGAGGGACGCGGTGCTTCCGGAACCGGTTCCGGGGGATCTGGTGGCCATTCCCGTGGCTGGAGCGTACTGCTTGGCGATGGCGAGCAATTACAACCTCGCTCGCCGACCAGTTGTGGTCGCGTTGGAGGCGGGAAGAGTGGAACTCTGGCAGCGTCGGGAAACGATCGCCGATCTTTTGGCACGGGAAGCGGGAATCGAAGGGGCGCGATACCGTTGA